A single Brassica rapa cultivar Chiifu-401-42 chromosome A04, CAAS_Brap_v3.01, whole genome shotgun sequence DNA region contains:
- the LOC103849034 gene encoding uncharacterized protein LOC103849034: MISFVGRALFVSVFLLSAWQEFNDFGDNGGRAAKSLRPKFNAFVSHVTTHTGQQLPPIDMKLLVAAAIALKGIGGLLFVSGSSLGAYLLLLHQAVATPILYDFYNYDVERKEFSQLFSKFTQSVALVGALLFFIGMKNSRRHGRQLRKKAPKAKAN; the protein is encoded by the exons ATGATTTCCTTTGTTGGTCGAGCTCTGTTCGTTTCCGTCTTTCTTCTCTCCGCATGGCAAGA GTTCAATGATTTTGGGGATAATGGAGGTCGAGCAGCTAAATCTCTAAGACCAAAGTTCAATGCTTTTGTTAGTCATGTCACAACTCATACTGGCCAGCAATTGCCACCCATCGAT ATGAAGCTTCTTGTTGCTGCTGCTATAGCCTTAAAGGGTATTGGTGGACTTTTGTTCGTTTCTGGCAGCTCCTTGGGAGCCTATCTCCTA CTTCTTCATCAAGCTGTTGCCACCCCAATTCTTTACGATTTCTACAACTACGATGTCGAGAGAAAGGAATTTAGCCAACTGTTTTCCAAGTTTACTCAG AGCGTAGCACTCGTTGGGGCACTGCTCTTCTTTATTGGAATGAAGAACTCGAGGAGACATGGTAGGCAACTCCGGAAGAAGGCTCCAAAGGCTAAAGCAAATTAA
- the LOC103849035 gene encoding transcription factor bHLH104 isoform X1 has product MYPSLDDEDFVSDFFCFDQSSNGAELDDYTQFGVDLQPDQAGTFPDFGSYGVNLQNEPQQVFNIGDLTSYGGVLTQEPGEFHNFGGPNDCGTVQEDEVVVNSSSSGGAVKQEQEHVDEECSRKRGRTGSCVRPGGTKACRERLRREKLNEKFMDLSSVLEPGRTPKTDKPAILDDAIRVLNQLRDEAHELEETNQKLLEEIKSLKAEKNELREEKQALKAEKEKTEQQLKSMMVPSTGFMPQIPTPFNQNKMAVYPSYGYMPMWHYLPQSVRDTSRDQELRPPAA; this is encoded by the exons ATGTATCCTTCTCTCGACGATGAAGATTTCGTCTCTGATTTCTTTTGCTTCGATCAAAG CAGCAATGGAGCAGAACTCGATGATTACACACAGTTCGGTGTAGATTTGCAGCCTGATCAAGCAGGTACCTTCCCAGATTTTGGGTCATACGGTGTCAATCTACAGAACGAACCACAACAAGTTTTCAACATCGGAGATTTGACATCGTACGGTGGAGTTTTAACGCAAGAGCCAGGGGAGTTTCATAACTTTGGAGGGCCAAATGATTGTGGAACTGTGCAGGAAGATGAAGTAGTTGTTAACTCTAGCTCATCTGGTGGAGCTGTTAAGCAAGAACAAGAACATGTAGATGAGGAATGCTCTAGAAAGCG GGGAAGGACTGGATCTTGTGTCAGACCAGGAGGAACCAAAGCTTGTCGTGAGAGATTGAGGAGAGAGAAGCTAAATGAAAA GTTCATGGATTTGAGCTCGGTTTTAGAGCCTGGGAGGACTCCAAAGACCGATAAACCAGCTATACTCGATGATGCAATCCGTGTCTTGAATCAACTCAGAGATGAAGCTCATGAGCTTGAAGAAACTAATCAGAAGCTCTTAGAAGAGATCAAGAGTCTCAAG GCTGAGAAGAATGAGCTGAGGGAGGAGAAGCAAGCTTTGAAGGCGGAGAAGGAGAAGACGGAACAGCAGCTGAAGTCTATGATGGTTCCATCTACAGGGTTCATGCCTCAGATTCCAACTCCATTTAATCAAAACAAGATGGCTGTTTATCCGAGCTACGGTTACATGCCAATGTGGCATTACTTGCCTCAATCCGTTCGCGATACCTCTCGTGATCAAGAACTCAGGCCTCCTGCTGCTTAA
- the LOC103849035 gene encoding transcription factor bHLH104 isoform X2, whose protein sequence is MYPSLDDEDFVSDFFCFDQSNGAELDDYTQFGVDLQPDQAGTFPDFGSYGVNLQNEPQQVFNIGDLTSYGGVLTQEPGEFHNFGGPNDCGTVQEDEVVVNSSSSGGAVKQEQEHVDEECSRKRGRTGSCVRPGGTKACRERLRREKLNEKFMDLSSVLEPGRTPKTDKPAILDDAIRVLNQLRDEAHELEETNQKLLEEIKSLKAEKNELREEKQALKAEKEKTEQQLKSMMVPSTGFMPQIPTPFNQNKMAVYPSYGYMPMWHYLPQSVRDTSRDQELRPPAA, encoded by the exons ATGTATCCTTCTCTCGACGATGAAGATTTCGTCTCTGATTTCTTTTGCTTCGATCAAAG CAATGGAGCAGAACTCGATGATTACACACAGTTCGGTGTAGATTTGCAGCCTGATCAAGCAGGTACCTTCCCAGATTTTGGGTCATACGGTGTCAATCTACAGAACGAACCACAACAAGTTTTCAACATCGGAGATTTGACATCGTACGGTGGAGTTTTAACGCAAGAGCCAGGGGAGTTTCATAACTTTGGAGGGCCAAATGATTGTGGAACTGTGCAGGAAGATGAAGTAGTTGTTAACTCTAGCTCATCTGGTGGAGCTGTTAAGCAAGAACAAGAACATGTAGATGAGGAATGCTCTAGAAAGCG GGGAAGGACTGGATCTTGTGTCAGACCAGGAGGAACCAAAGCTTGTCGTGAGAGATTGAGGAGAGAGAAGCTAAATGAAAA GTTCATGGATTTGAGCTCGGTTTTAGAGCCTGGGAGGACTCCAAAGACCGATAAACCAGCTATACTCGATGATGCAATCCGTGTCTTGAATCAACTCAGAGATGAAGCTCATGAGCTTGAAGAAACTAATCAGAAGCTCTTAGAAGAGATCAAGAGTCTCAAG GCTGAGAAGAATGAGCTGAGGGAGGAGAAGCAAGCTTTGAAGGCGGAGAAGGAGAAGACGGAACAGCAGCTGAAGTCTATGATGGTTCCATCTACAGGGTTCATGCCTCAGATTCCAACTCCATTTAATCAAAACAAGATGGCTGTTTATCCGAGCTACGGTTACATGCCAATGTGGCATTACTTGCCTCAATCCGTTCGCGATACCTCTCGTGATCAAGAACTCAGGCCTCCTGCTGCTTAA